Proteins found in one Pocillopora verrucosa isolate sample1 chromosome 12, ASM3666991v2, whole genome shotgun sequence genomic segment:
- the LOC136277175 gene encoding zinc metalloproteinase-disintegrin-like atrase-A, with protein sequence MVKQTVARSLIVWALLLLLHNASSIQEGEAKDISHQLSRPERVDGRREKQDLSTSEKGGHVDDASYRLTAFDKDWTLDVKRNKELIPSSFAVRTFENDGSEVIQEDDYDHCHYQGIIRGMKDSRVVLNTCKGLRGLIDDGHETFYVMPEIGHEASLTEIQMENGTHRVSKAEEDESQDISHKCGNKDIQADPHSLNETFRPIARIQERRKISGHIDEFYKKYLTTDETRYTEIFICVDNEMYQKFNRDKNVIKDRVITLVNTVDAIYQRINIRIVLKYLEIWTNGDPFGRVRNSVTELKNFMAYRNKHLVKRFPHDNALLLSHKSWPPNIVGLAWVNTMCGGYSNSINAWYYESSVGPHATVAHELGHNFGFNHDSGTCKCLSSRGCFMGGSTSRLPGFSDCSLKSLQKVNDACLYNVPTYKAYNSYCGNGIREEGEECDCGTPEMCQAKDPCCEPHNCVLKKESQCSDLHHTCCKNCLFKKRGTLCRGVQTDCDVPEYCTGSSRDCPEDTYIINGYPCSQAKTVIHGNTNLNGVVARDLNPMVNARYLRINPQYWHGWPCLRTDFMGCSAHEANPTAPTPLKSYIFDFCLTPSSKSCSPRDNDPIIFVTGSRCSERHFQFIFKDGLLRHACSGKLVCPENGGTHNGAKIVVSRTCKVADSKLVRTVGRSLKHVKSGRCIHTSGAWPGNGRQMVLWSGCKEQRLQLWFGKQDCVEPLGMQNGEIKDRQITASSVRGQELAYYARLRGKKYWCAKAKSKTEYLQVDLGKVKTVSKILMQGRGNWYDWVTGFFLYYSSDGQRWKTYSASGDEKQSDSFCYLGKCSETLDTQCKDLWGATAKNADQGCYDKLNTEATGYGTCDPNAKKRCASSDVLCGQLQCEADESRKKPVVDYGRARDKKIILPSGKKCNAVELKSGDSIGLGMVREGTKCGPNKMCINNKCQSLNSLNLVGKCPVVGNKECAGRGVCTNKKICHCQGGFDPKNGCKSEEGEKQEGGEEEGEEEYEYSGGEEFEDEEDDTNEEDNEKEVEYEDDEKGEKREGKDLEEDLEMSFAKK encoded by the exons ATGGTTAAACAGACAGTGGCTAGATCATTGATCGTTTGGGCGTTGTTGCTGTTATTGCATAACGCAAGCTCGATTCAAGAAG GTGAGGCAAAGGATATCAGCCATCAACTCTCCCGCCCTGAACGTGTAGACGGTAGACGGGAGAAACAAGACCTCTCAACTTCGGAAAAG GGAGGTCACGTGGATGATGCCTCTTATCGATTGACTGCTTTTGACAAGGACTGGACCCTAGATGTTAAACGAAACAA AGAACTAATTCCTTCATCATTCGCCGTTCGCACGTTCGAAAATGATGGATCAGAGGTCATACAAGAG GATGATTACGATCATTGTCACTATCAAGGCATCATACGTGGAATGAAAGATTCTCGCGTTGTCCTGAATACCTGTAAGGGGTTGAG AGGCTTAATAGATGATGGCCATGAAACGTTTTATGTTATGCCTGAGATTGGACATGAGGCAAGTTTAACAGAAATACAAATG gaaaatggaACTCACAGAGTCAGTAAAGCCGAAGAAGACGAGTCCCAAGATATCTCCCATAAGTGTG GAAACAAGGACATCCAAGCAGACCCCCATTCCTTAAACGAAACTTTTAGGCCAATTGCGAGG ATCCAGGAGAGACGTAAGATATCAGGTCATATTGATGAGTTCTACAAGAAATATCTGACTACTGATGAGACGCGGTACACcgaaattttcatttgtgttgACAATGAAATG TACCAGAAATTTAACAGGGATAAAAATGTCATCAAAGATCGAGTCATAACATTAGTAAACACTGTTGATGCG ATCTATCAGCGAATCAACATCAGGATAGTTCTGAAGTACTTGGAAATCTGGACAAACGGAGATCCTTTCGGGCGAGTGCGAAATTCAGTGAccgaattaaaaaatttcatggCCTATCGAAATAAACATTTGGTGAAAAGGTTCCCTCATGACAACGCTCTTTTACtaag tcacaAAAGTTGGCCCCCGAATATTGTTGGTCTAGCATGGGTCAATACGATGTGTGGCGGATATTCAAACTCTATAAACGCC tgGTATTATGAAAGTAGTGTTGGTCCTCATGCAACTGTTGCTCATGAATTGGGTCACAACTTTGGGTTCAATCACGACTCAG GGACCTGCAAGTGCTTATCTTCACGAGGCTGTTTCATGGGAGGTAGCAC GTCTAGACTTCCAGGATTTTCGGATTGCAGCCTTAAATCGCTTCAAAAGGTCAATGACGCATGCTTGTACAACGTACCAACTTACAAG GCCTACAACAGTTATTGTGGAAATGGCATACGTGAGGAAGGAGAGGAGTGCGACTGCGGTACCCCTGAG ATGTGCCAGGCCAAAGATCCTTGCTGTGAACCTCACAACTGTGTCCTTAAAAAGGAATCACAGTGCAGTGACTTACATCATACATGCTGCAAGAACTGTCTG TTTAAGAAACGAGGAACATTATGTCGTGGAGTCCAAACTGATTGTGATGTTCCAGAATATTGCACTGGTTCTTCAAGAGAT TGTCCTGAGGATACTTATATCATTAATGGATATCCATGCAGCCAGGCGAAAACC GTTATACATGGAAACACTAACCTCAACGGTGTGGTCGCAAGGGACTTGAACCCTATGGTCAACGCTCGATATCTTCGTATCAATCCTCAATACTGGCATGGCTGGCCTTGTCTAAGAACCGACTTCATGGGATGTTCTGCGCATGAAG CAAATCCAACTGCCCCTACACCCTTGAAGTCATACATCTTTGACTTTTGTCTGACTCCATCAAGCAAGAGTTGTTCCCCACGTGACAACGACCCCATCATATTTGTAACCGGTAGCAGATGCTCAGAGagacattttcaattcattttcaaagacgGATTGCTACGCCACGCTTGCAGTGGGAAATTGGTCTGTCCCGAAAATGGCGGGACACATAATGGTGCAAAGATTGTTGTCAGCAGGACTTGTAAAGTTGCAGACTCGAAATTAGTGCGAACTGTAG GGCGATCTTTAAAGCACGTCAAATCTGGCAGATGTATTCATACTTCTGGAGCCTGGCCAGGAAACGGAAGACAGATGGTACTGTGGTCTGGATGCAAAGAGCAAAGGCTACAACTGTGGTTCGGGAAACAAG ATTGTGTGGAGCCACTTGGAATGCAGAACGGTGAAATAAAAGACCGCCAGATTACAGCTTCCTCAGTGAGAGGTCAGGAACTCGCTTATTATGCAAGgctcagaggaaaaaaatactgGTGTGCCAAAGCCAAAAGCAAAACCGAATATCTACAAGTTGACCTGGGAAAG gtTAAAACTGTCAGTAAAATCTTGATGCAAGGACGTGGAAACTGGTACGACTGGGTGACCGGCTTCTTCTTATACTACAGTTCTGATGGCCAGCGGTGGAAAACGTACTCTGCGAGTGGTGACGAAAAACAGTCCGAT TCCTTCTGTTATCTTGGAAAGTGCAGCGAAACTCTTGACACTCAGTGTAAGGACTTATGGGGAGCTA CCGCCAAAAACGCTGACCAAGGATGCTATGACAAGCTGAATACTGAGGCTACAGGATATGGTACATGTGATCCAAACGCCAAAAAGAGATGTGCTTCAAG CGATGTTTTATGCGGCCAGCTGCAATGTGAAGCGGACGAAAGCAGAAAAAAACCTGTTGTTGACTATGGACGAGCTAGAgacaaaaagataattttgcCTTCCGGGAAAAAATGCAA TGCTGTAGAACTGAAAAGTGGTGACAGTATTGGACTGGGAATGGTAAGAGAAGGAACGAAATGTGGACCTAATAAG ATGTGTATCAATAACAAGTGCCAGTCACTCAATTCTCTCAATCTGGTTGGCAAGTGTCCAGTAGTCGGCAACAAAGAATGTGCAGGAAGAGGG GTCTGCACTAATAAAAAGATTTGCCACTGCCAAGGAGGATTTGATCCCAAAAACGGTTGCAAGTCAG AGGAAGGAGAAAAACAAGAGGGAGGCGAAGAAGAAG GTGAAGAGGAATACGAATACTCAGGAGGAGAAGAATTTGAAGATGAGGAAGACGATACGAATGAAGAAGACAATGAGAAAGAAGTAGAATATGAAGACGACGAAAAAGGCGAAAAACGAGAGGGAAAAGATCTCGAAGAAGACTTAGAAATGTCCTTTGctaaaaagtaa